The DNA region GAAACTGAAGACATGTGGAAGTTTAGCTGGATAGCTGTTGGAAATAAGCTTGAGGGATTCAAGGTGACTTAGGGACTCCAATCTGGGAAAAAGAACACACCTTCCCATCACTATCTTTGAATAACCAAATGTTTCCGAAAATATGCAACTCAGCTTTCTTAATTTTGGCACCTTTCTCAATATCATCTCTGTATCTTCACCATAAGATAGATGTGGAGTGGAAAAAGTTTCCAGATTATCTAATTGACAGTCAGCAAGTGATTCACCCATGTTGTCATGCAAACTAAATGAAGCACAATTTTTTACATGTATATGCCTTAATTTCACCAGCTTCAGAAGTGAACTAGGTAATTTCACCTCTCCTCCCAATCCTCTAACCACAAAAGTTTCAAGATTCCATAGCTTAGCTATAGATGAAGGAATTGAACTTGCACCAGTACGAGCAGCAAAGTACCTCAAATGAattagtgattgtatttcactCGGAAAAGTACCGCCAATGTTGAAAGATTCCAAATCCAACACTTTAACGAGTTTGAAATTGTCAAAGATGAAGGATATATTATGCGGCCATAACAAGTTATCCGGATCAATCACATTGAGTACTAAGGAGCGAACATTTGAACGAGATGGCTGCCACTGATCAATATGATCCTCGGAAGAATGAATAAACAGTCTATATTCCTTGGGCTTTTCAGGAAATGTGTCCTCTACACAGAAtctgattaaagaaaaaagatgaaaatgagTAGGGATAAACATAATATTTGAGACAAGGGACACGTCATTGCGCGTACCCAGAAACTAGTATAATAAAATTAGTGCAGTTATTTGTACCCATTTATCCGGAGAAGGAAATTCTCTTGTTTGGCCTTTTCTAAGCAGAATTTGTGCAACAGATCATGAATGCGGCATGTTTTCACCTTGCCATTGGGTTTCTTCTCCACGTCCATCACTAAATTTCTACTAATAAGATCTTCCAAGAAACCTTGTGCAGCATCTTCTGGTCCCTTATTTGCTTGTACAAAACCCTCAGCAAGCCACAACCGAGTCAATTTTGAGACATGAATATTCCTGCCCTTCAAAAATCCTCCAAAATAGAGAAAACAAGGCTTCAGCTGGTGTGATAAATTCTTGTAACTGAATCCAATCATAGACATGCTCTCTTCCAAGCAACCAATGTTCTGCGAACCTAgactttcttctatttctttccaCAATTctgctttcttctttttctctttcagaACACCAGCAACTAACACAATGAAGAGAGGCAACCCTCCACAAGTTTTTGCTATTCGAAACCCCACATCAAGAAGTTCAGGTGGACAGCTCTCTCCTTGAAACACCTCTTTCTGTAATAATGTCCAACTCTCTTCATCACTGAATAAACGAAGATGATGAGGTTTACTATCACATTGAGCATAACTGGCAACGTCACTCAGCCGTGTCGTTAGAATAATTCTACTCCCTTTGCGAGAACCTCTACAGCACATATGTAAATAGTCCCACACTTTAGTGTCCCACACGTCATCAACAAGAATTAAGAATCTCTTGGTCAACAAGAATCGACGCAGCTCATCAGCTAATTCGCCATCTTCTTTTAAATTGCGATCAGCAGGCTCAAGCACATCATTCAAAATGGTAAGCAACAATTCTCGCCATGAATATACTTGAGTCACACAGCACTGAGCACGGACATCAAAGTAAGAGGTGACTATTGGATCACTGTAAATCTTCTTTGCAAGTGTAGTCTTACCCAATCCGGGCATGCCAAAGATTGAGATAACATCTAGCTCAGGTGATCCTTCAAGTAGCTGCTTCTTTAATTCGTCCATCGCATCCTGAAATCCCTCCATTGCTTCATTTGTTCTTGGAGTATTGGCTGATAATGATGGTAAAAGATTACCGGAGGTCTTTGCAGCTTCGGTCACTGCCACATCATTATTCTTTCTTTCACATGGCTCACTAACAACTGCATTTACAAGATTAATATTCTTAACAACTTCAGAAATCCAATGAACTTTGTACCAGAGTGGATAAGAACAGGCCAAGCACGAATCAATGACATACTCTGCCTTGTATGCAATTTCTGTGCTACTTGTTATACGACCATAAACTTCATCATGCTCATCGTAGCTTTCTGCAAATTGATCGGTCAACGATCTTAGACACAACAAGCCGTCCTGGAGTGATTGAATCTGATGTTTTAAGTCGATAATCAAATCGAGCTTAGAACTTAACAGCTCCCCCAATTTTCCCAAGAAACAATCGAGAAATCCTAATCCATTTGTCTTGGGGAAGCTATAACATGAAGAATCTGGAACTTTGAAACAAAACATTTTGACCTCTGCTTCAACAAACCTAAGCAATTGCTTGACATCAGAGAGATGTAACATGTCATGCCAAGCAGGAGTATAACCCCTGACATGGAAGAAACAGACAAACGTAATATCTTGAGCACGCTTCATGAGGTCTTGGAGTTCTTGATGCATATCGCGATGCTGTATAATATCTGCAAGGAAAGAGCCCAAGTACACCAGTTTTTCTTTGACTACTGGGACCTGATTCTTCAGATAAGAGATTGAATAATCATCAGAGTTCAGCACCCTGTCCTGGTGgtttaataagaaaataatgtcttCCCCATCTGTCACGTTCCATGGTGATGCATCCAGAAGTTGAAACCATACTTTTCTGACCTCTACCTTGACAGACTCAATCTCTTGTGGCAAATCGGATAATGAAAGCATCATTTTTTCAGTGCTACCTCCATCCATGAAACCTTCATAACAAAAACCACTGACTTGTACTAACTTGTTGGCAGTCCCTTCAGCATGCCTTAAGAGATCATGCACTTTGTTAAGCTCTGTGTGTCGGATGAGAAGATCCATGAGGAAAGCTCTAAGGAAAATAAGATCCTCATGAGCACTTTCAATCAGATCCAGAATTTTAGTTTCCAAAGTGGCTTTGTGCTTTAGTAGATCCATCAAGATTCTCTGAGACTCGATAAGCTTGAAAGCAATTGTCAAAAACTGAAGAACAAGATTGACCTTCCTTATTTTGTTGCTATCCACAACATCCTCATAAGATAAACAGATAGCAGACTCAGACTCGATTGCGACAGTTCCAAATCCTGTCAAGAGATTATCCTCCTTCTTGTGTCCACTGTGATGCACTAGAGAATCGACAAGATATGTTGCCAGAAGCAACAACCCATTGTAAAAACAATTATCCTCATTTGCAGCAGTAAATGTCAAATTGGTTTCATCCTTCAGTAGAAGATTGGAAATAATATATTCATGAAATCCCATCAAAATCTCATCCATCTTGGGGCTATCTGAGGATGGTGTCTTTGAGGATTTTAGCATACTGAAATAAGAATCAATGACCTCAAAGTTAATAGGAAGAAAGTTCAGCAGATCTATTGTAGGATGGTCTAGTGTCGAAAATGCCGAAATGTCAGGACACATCTGTCTAATTGCTGCTTTAATAAACTTGAACTTAAGAAGCAATTGTACATGCAAGCAATTTGTTTGCCTGGACAAGTCTCCTTGCTCCGAGTCATGAGAAAGAGTGACTGACCATGCTTGGCTAGTCACAGATTGAATAAGGGTCAGAAAATCAGTTATCTTAATTTGTTCTTTGCACTTCTCCAATGAATCCATGAGAAAAGTTCCCAAGAATATCAGCTCTTCCCGGATATAGTGAATCAGATCTTTCAGAGGAGCTACTATGGTGGATTCACTGTTTAGTAGCTTAATCAGACAGGCTTCTAACTTGACATGACTAAACTTCAGTTGCAAATGAAAAAACACATGCTTCATTTCAGTAGTTTCGTCCATTTCCTCATCATAGGAGGAGTAGATGGCAATTGCTGCTTCAATGGCCAGAGCCACAATATTTGATTGAAGAGAGTTGAATTCTTCGAGTGGAGTGAATTCTAATTCTATGTCCCGGAGATATCTAGAAAGATAAAGAAGTCCTTGTTGAAGCCACGGAATTTGATTGTCAAGGAAAACTTTCAAGGAAGTATCACGGATTACTAGCTCTTTCAGATCCTCTTGGAGAGCACTAACAAAGCTAAAAGGACTTATCCTTACATTCATTGTAGTATCTAACAGTGATGACTTTGACACTGTCAAGAGGCTCTTATAAATCTGCCTCAATTTAGGCTTAAAAGGACTTATCTTTTCCAGCAATTCAGAGAACTCGCGATCCATAGTTTTGCCCACCCCTAAGAAACACATGTGTGTTGCAGTGTAAGCCACATCCTCAACATGGGTGAAGAGATCCTTCATATTCTCATGCTCAATGCACCACCTCGTCGTTAACGTGAAGAAGACTTGTAGATACCTCAGCTTCCTTTTAAGCACATACAAGCGAGAGGCATGCACTAAACTAAAGGACCACAGTTTATCATGAGCAGTATCAAGCAAAACTTCGATAAAACCCACCATCTCCATAGTGATTAGGCCAGGTGAACTTGACGGCTTTGAAGCTTTGATTCGCTTAGCAATATTCTCAGGTTTAGTTATTTTCAGCACCTCTAAAATCATTGGGCTAGTTGATGTGGATGGCTTTGCAGGTTTGACTCGCTCAGCAATATTCTCCAGTTTAATTATTTTAAGCACCTTTGAAATCATCATTCTGATGGTGCAAGTCCACTGGCATTGATCCATGTGAGACCATATCTCAGAAGATCCATCATAAGCTTCTACAAATAGTGGCCCCAGTTGTGCAGATATCGCATTCTCAGGCTGAACTTGCTCCAGTTTCTCGAGAAAAAACTTTACATCTGCTAGATGCTCTGCAGCATCATACAATTGCTTAATTGTCCAACTATCTACAAGCTCCGTCATGTTCTGACACTCCCTGGCCATCTACTTTCCACCTTTTTAGTTTCCTTGAATTGTTGTTCGTAATGAATCCTGCAAGTAACAAAATCAATATTTTCGGAGCATGACACTACAATATTTCATGCAGTTTACTGATTCCATTACGGCATTACCCTTAAAACGGCAAAGATTCCACCATTTACAATTTAAACTTTTAcccattttttttaatctttacaAGTGCATCAAGGGCCTAGATGTTACAAGTATACACCAAACAAAGTTGGGATACCTTTGCAATTATCTGTTTTCCAATTTCCAAGAGCAAATCAGGGGTGAAAATCTCCATTATAATCTATTTGCGACAACTGTGTGCAGCTGCAGCTAAAATATGGTCAAAGAAGTGTCTTGTCTCAACCTTTGGACTCTTTCAAGAACTTTGGTAATTATGGTTCCTACCCTATACAGTGGCCAGAGGAATTTGGAACATGTAAGGTGGGGGTGACCAACTTATAACTTTTTTGTTGATTTaaacttataagcactttggaTGTTTACCAAACCCGTAGATACACGAAAAGGTGCTTGTGAGCCAATTTGACCTGCTTATAGTCAACCAAACATCCTCTCACTCatcaatacttttgtactttgcaTCCTATGGATGCCTCTTATTAATAACACTTATAGTTTACCTtataaaatgaaacatcttagGTACTAAAAGCTACGAGCAAAACATAATAAATTGGTAAAGAAAGATATTGACCTTGGTAACTTCAGCAGAGGTGATCGGAGTAAAAGCTTCAAGAAGCAAGAGCCAGTCTTGTATCTCCAACCTATCACCCCATAAGAAAAGTGCATTTCTCAAGAATCACACAAAAGAGAACAAGATATCCGAAACTTTTGGTTTTCTCATTTCTTTTCTACTTTCCATCAGAGTAAAGTATTACATAGTGGCGCAGCCAGAAATTCTAACAAGAGAATTCAGAAACATGCAACTTGTACAATGAGTGAGCACAGTTAGGGAGATTCAACAGTTCatttatatacaacaacaacaaccaaaaaaaaaaaacgagtGGAAGTCCAAATGTGGGGTATGGGGAGGTAGGTATATGCAGACCTTATCCTCGAGATCTTTACACATATAGTTTGTcatattccttatttattttttttagccatatacatacattatacattaattatatacatataatacataaataaattatgcatatattatacctgTATCAGTTATTTTTAGTTTACGTGGTCGGGTGAGCGGCTATTTAGGTAAATTCTTACTTATCCTACCTTACGAAGTTAGAGTTATATTTACAAAATAATTTATGTTTAGCTTGTTTGTATAGtgtaaaatgaagaaaagaaagacaCTGCTTACTTTCATAGTTTCATATTGGTGGAAGGAAACCCAATATCAAACACCTTTGTACAGTGATTGAAGTGCTCAAACGCCCAAGACACAAAATCCAGCGCCTGAACCTAACAATGTAAAAGGAGGGAAAGTAAtatgtttactttatttttgataaaattaaaaaaaaaaaaaaaagagcttatTCCCGATATAGTTCATAAGAACCGAGACTAATGAAGAAGACTTGACCAGTGTATCTAGATCTGTGCTGCCTTAAACAATGACCAAAAGTACATGACAGAGAGAATTTTATGGTATAGGTCAACACAACTAACAAAAGTTGTGTTACGATTAAGGTGCGCATACATACTACTTTTTCTCTacttttcttctccttcttttctCATACTTAGTACCCTCCTCGTATTCCAGTTGTGAAAATATATCagatatgttgttattgttgttatcaaCTAGACAATTTGATATCTTTACGGATAAGATAGATGCCTTCATTATGATAATTTTGTAACACCAAGGTCATTTTCAAACCAActcttagtgggcgtttggacataagaattataaaatttcaaaatagcgggaaaaaaaattcaagtgaaactaatatttgaaatttaggacctgtttggccatagattttgccaaaataaacttgggttttatttggcaaacacatgtttggccatagattttgcctacattttAGCCAAATCCCAAAACCTGCTCAATAGCTGGTTTTGTGCccaaatatcactattatattttttaaaaactgctccaaacttttgtattttataaaagagcccactatttattattttgtaacgatgTTACTTCGTCTTCTCGGCCAtgtgatagtgtatcatgtagttcattataaaaatgataatcttgtatcaaatttatttatgttcatgactatggtttgcgataatataatgaatgttattgataatggtattgttgggtatttgtgatagtttttagaacttatgagtataagtcatgtttcatgtttttccaaatcaaatttcacccaaaacaaatgtccaaacacattttcatcttcagaataaatttgggaatctatggccaaacgctagctaatagagttgtgtttggacataaatataattttgggttatttttgaagttttgtgagtgatttgagggGAAATTTTAAAAAACATCTTTTTGGGGGTTTttaaattttctaaaattttcaaaatgcattttcaagtgaaaattgaaaattttatgaagaagcgctaatttcgaaaaaagtgaatttttgttggaaaaaagtgaaaaatttcttatgtccaaacgggctcttaatagATGACTAATTTCGCTAAGGTTTAGAGATAAatttgaactttttcccttttccAAAAGAAGCTTCTCATCTTTGTTGAATTCCTCCTAGAGTAGTTTGTCCTAATTATTTTGCATTATTACCAAAACCCCAAGTTTAGGGTGCACTTTagtttatgaaattaatattttgcTTAGCTTGCTCTCGGATCACAGCTGTATATTGTGACATGAAATTTATCATTATTAACAGGGGAAATTATCGCGTTCCATTGAATAATTATACCAAAACACCAGATTTTCAAATGCAGAAGTGAAACCCCAACTCACCATAACTTGGCTCAGCCAGATAAATTTTAGCATGTTTGGCCGAGCTGCAAAAATCAGTTTACAgttcaaaagtacttttagtgagaagtgtgtttggctaattaatttgaaaagcacttctgagcaacaattagtgtttggccaagctttttaaaactgcttttaaatgtatttttctcaaaagtgcttttcaaaaaagtgatTTGGAGAAAAGCTACATTTTTCTTTGCTTCtctaaaactgcttctgcttatactcaaaagcacttttttcttttaaaaatttggtcaaacatttcaacttttttttttaaaaacactttctttggaaaaaaataataattttggcgttggaaaagcttggccaaacaaactAAAAGActaattgtcacgatccaaattttctctgtaggatgtcgtgatgacacctagtctagggactaggtaagcctaacatttactgaattaATAGCAATATTTAACCAGCGACTGACAAATATGAAATAGAAACCTCTATACAAAACTTacaatcccaaaatcggtagtacaagtcaaaagatctactgagtttgctagaaaaccTACAAATACAACTGTTTCGAAATAGTGATAAAACAGTGCAAGTACAATATCATAAGGTGGCTCTGAGGCCTGCAAAAGcggcaacaggtttaccttgagtctctacaGTAAGATCCGTACAGCTAGTTAGTGATCGGCCAACTCCgaaatacctggatttgcacaaaatgtgcagaaatatagtatgagtacaccacaactgtacccagtaagtatcaaaactaacctcggtagagtaatgacgagggacaatcaagacacctactagactaaATAACCTAGACAAATATAAGTGCAGAAATAGCAGGGTACGATATCTCTATAAAGATAGGCATGATAACAACATTAATACGATGTTTGCTGGAGGAACtagaagcaacaattagcaaTTGGACACAGTTTAAATCCGGTGaaacaaaataagagaaaaacaAGTAGCAACTCAATAAGAATAACCGCTCTCATACCAAAATTTATCCAATAATTACCACGCGGTACCAAACCTTAAAACTCACAATTCACAGGTCCCAATTCGTGGACCCTAATCACTTAGTATCTTATGCCCTTATTACAACTGATAACTGCACGgacgactcacatgccaatagaACAATTCTCACATAGAAGATAAGTAAACGGAGTATACATAGATGGTTAGTAACATCAGTGTTCGTCTTCTTAAACCTATAAGGTGATaaattacgtgtatgcttgtgcaagtattcTATCATAGTTCGGGCCAacgaataagagtagagaaaatGAAAGACACATAAGAAACGATCCCCACAATTTGCACAAGGTAAAACTCACACAAGTTAGGCatgccactacacaaatatcaacaacaataatgtcctcaggccatcacaagtcatcacaaattatTCCCTAACATAGCCCactttgtctcgccacgtgcgcaataataaagagaatgcccgccttgtctcgccgcacgtgCATagtaatgttcccaccttgtctcgtcaCATGCGCAAAAATACAGATATAGCCCACATTGTCACGTTGCATGTGCAACAGAACCTCATGCAAACACCCGAATAAATCCTCCCAATAATATCACGTGCCAAAAACATGACACACCATAAAATGACCTTCACAACACGTGCCCATATTCCATAACATTTCCTCGAAATAATTTCAATACCACAACCgcgcatagccctcggctcacaacactgagtacaacaacaacaacaacaacaacaacaacaacaatgacatgagaatacgacaagtaaatcaactcaagaactttggAACACAAAACAAGGGTAAaacgagctcacaaagaaagacacaacatAGGATACTAGTCTCAACGAGAATAGCTCAATAAGGAAGAAATAATATGTAACAGtgattccacaaaagtacaattcaACAACAAGGGAGGTAAGATGAGTTAATAATTCCAATTAAGGATGAGTCAACTATGATAACAGATAACTAAACTTCATTTAGGGTTGATTAATTATGAAAGAGATACAAcatatttaattaaggataagcaacttACGGAAAGGATAATAATAACTTCAGTCAAGGATAAACAATTAGGGAAGGATAATAATAATTTCAGTTAAGGATAAATAATTAGGGAATGATAGgatggcaataaaagaggcaacaacttcagttaaggcacataagagtcaaataggcaataagagtggaacatgaagcaattaatcccaattaagacacgtagaggtgaaactagtaaatgagGGGTTTAAcataacaaaacaacttcatatctaatgaaaataagaacCTAAGAGTCCTAAACTGTCAAATTTACACAACtaagcccgagcacgtactcatcacctcgcgtacacgggcttcacatgacacaattagtaGACTCAGAtattaaggggtagttcccccacacaaagctagacaagatacttacctcgaagaaGCTAGACTcttactctaaaatgaacttctcgagtgaaataacctctggacggctcaaatctagccaaaataacttcaaatcataaataaaactcataagaaacaattccagataataaagcttcaatctttaacaagaaataaaagtcaacccaaaagtcaaacctcgggcacgcaccttggaacccgataaaaattacaaaacccgaacacctaTATCGATactagttcaaccataccaaaattatcaatttccgacATCAATTCGTCCTTCAACTAATCATTTTAcaatttgaaagattttacaaattttccccaattttctaacttaatttactaattaaatgataaaaatagcaatatattcataaaatataataagattcgggtagaaaacacttaccccaatgagttACTTGAAAAACCCAGGAAAATTCTCTCAAAACCGAGGTGTACAACTCAAAATATATTAAGAAAATCAAACCCTCGACATATAAGTGTTCTGCCCAGCGCTATACGCATTTGCGAACAGAAAAGGCGCACTTGCGGCCTCGcatttgtgagaaaatattcGCATCTGCAAATTCAACTTACCAGGCCTAGGCCCGCATCTGCGAAAAATACAGTCGCACCAGCGACATCGCAGAAGTGCCAAAAGGAGCACAAAAGCGAACCACTTCGCATGTGCGATCgctggaccgcaaaagcggcctTCGCACCTTCGTGCCAACCTCCGCAGAAGAGAGCTCCCTCCCAGGCCACTATGATCGCAGAAGTGACCAGGCTcatgcagaagcggagccgcacctgcgctctaaaatttcgcaggtgcgaagcacCAGAACTAGACCTTATCACAAGCATGAaaatcatccgaaactcatctgaaacacacccgccccccgggaccccgtccaattgcataccaacaagttccataacacaacCCTGACCTACTCGTGGCCTCtaatcatgtcaaacaacatcaaaattacgaatcgcaccacaaatcgaaCTCATGAATTTTCAAGTCTTCCAACTcccaaaacttgtgccgaaacacatcaaaccaactcggaataacgtcaaattttgcatgcaagtcctaaatgatataacggagctaatcCAAATACGAAACCACAATTCGagcccgatatcaccaaagtcaactctcagtcaaatcCCTCAACTATAAgaccccgtaaaattttacctaaaccACGGgattttgggttgaagaatgcactgaGAGTTGATGGAATTTTTTTGGCAAGAGAAGGTGATTTTGCGATCAAGTTTGCGACTGCAGTACAAGTTTGTGGGCCGCATATCTATCGCATAGTTGAGGAGAAAGatgttgaattttgaaggttgTTCTGTGgtctattatgcgatcgcataattgcttCGCGGACCGCATTTTAGTTGCATACTTGGCATGAGGAAATGTGAAAGATGATTTTGTGGTCCAGTCTGCGGTCGTAGAACAGGTTTGCGGACCACAGAACTGCCGCATACTGATTCAGACGAGTCCAGCTTTTGGGCATTATTTTCGCGGCCTATTATGCGggccgcatattgattatgcggtACGGTCTGCGATCGCAGACCCGATTTTGACaagtttaagttttggaaattttacccgatcccatttttataaaaaggcTTTGGGGGTCATTTTTAAGgatttcatataatatttttagagagaggtgagagtatcttagagagagaaagagaagacctagccattttgttcatcaattcttgctcaaggcttAAAGATTCCACAAGGATCTTgttagggcttcaaagaggtaagaatttctttcctcaattcttcaaattcgagtttggggtaaaagaatgggtgattgggagtatgattcttgggtgtgtgggtattatgtatacatacatgtaccaataaggcttgtgggaagattgttgagcccaaatgggtaaagattaggTTATGAAGTGAAAGAAATCTTGTGAAAGAATCTTGTAATCAAATTCGCACAccagtgtttgataaaatgctcaaatgagttgaaaccacgaatatcttcctaattacggttcaattttgttatgtttctagatagattgggattgctagaattttcggaacattgtagtaatttaagaaaagctcaaaataaggtatgttggctaaactcctctcttagaattgaatcccatggtattcacgtaatttatgtaagtctcgagttgttcattataaaattggctattctgaataagcttgtgttgaaagatatatgttcaatatgtatcccaaatacttttatcatgttatgttatcatttgagaatgtgttcaaagtatgggttgtgcattaaaaatatttcgacttcaagtcaagttcaaacgaaggccattatgccaaattttgtaaaatatatctatgtgcctaagactcttaattgcccacatgtgtactaaaaaccttgatttgaaatgccttattgttattgttgatgatgatgtttgaaaataaaaaaagtgaGCATGAAACACTAAATACGGCCAACGTActaagaatgattttataattgtggccactagtacccataaaatgaaaagatgtgaaagaagtatgaaatgagatgattggtaGAAAAgaatgatgtcgatccacacatcATTttgatgagacggcctagccgatcgggtcgtgatcagactccatgccgcacacatggtggtgattatgctggaaattgtaattgaaattgtgattgtggttgatgtctcaaatgagacgacctagctgATTGGGTCGTGATTGAACTCCGTGTAAAAgtatggtggtattgtgaattatagTATATTGGTAcaaaagatctcccaacttaagatatggaaatttatttaaacattgtcttgatcctaacttgaggtttgatgttgtttgaggcttccacagattttatgattgttcttgcttgtattattaatcgttctattgagagggtgttttgtaattcatactagtactatttcatatgtactaacgtcccttttactgggggcgctgcatctttaatggatgcaggtggttccacaacaggagacattgatcaATGACAGTGGTACGctctcttcccagc from Nicotiana tabacum cultivar K326 chromosome 24, ASM71507v2, whole genome shotgun sequence includes:
- the LOC107802809 gene encoding putative late blight resistance protein homolog R1B-16 isoform X3, encoding MARECQNMTELVDSWTIKQLYDAAEHLADVKFFLEKLEQVQPENAISAQLGPLFVEAYDGSSEIWSHMDQCQWTCTIRMMISKVLKIIKLENIAERVKPAKPSTSTSPMILEVLKITKPENIAKRIKASKPSSSPGLITMEMVGFIEVLLDTAHDKLWSFSLVHASRLYVLKRKLRYLQVFFTLTTRWCIEHENMKDLFTHVEDVAYTATHMCFLGVGKTMDREFSELLEKISPFKPKLRQIYKSLLTVSKSSLLDTTMNVRISPFSFVSALQEDLKELVIRDTSLKVFLDNQIPWLQQGLLYLSRYLRDIELEFTPLEEFNSLQSNIVALAIEAAIAIYSSYDEEMDETTEMKHVFFHLQLKFSHVKLEACLIKLLNSESTIVAPLKDLIHYIREELIFLGTFLMDSLEKCKEQIKITDFLTLIQSVTSQAWSVTLSHDSEQGDLSRQTNCLHVQLLLKFKFIKAAIRQMCPDISAFSTLDHPTIDLLNFLPINFEVIDSYFSMLKSSKTPSSDSPKMDEILMGFHEYIISNLLLKDETNLTFTAANEDNCFYNGLLLLATYLVDSLVHHSGHKKEDNLLTGFGTVAIESESAICLSYEDVVDSNKIRKVNLVLQFLTIAFKLIESQRILMDLLKHKATLETKILDLIESAHEDLIFLRAFLMDLLIRHTELNKVHDLLRHAEGTANKLVQVSGFCYEGFMDGGSTEKMMLSLSDLPQEIESVKVEVRKVWFQLLDASPWNVTDGEDIIFLLNHQDRVLNSDDYSISYLKNQVPVVKEKLVYLGSFLADIIQHRDMHQELQDLMKRAQDITFVCFFHVRGYTPAWHDMLHLSDVKQLLRFVEAEVKMFCFKVPDSSCYSFPKTNGLGFLDCFLGKLGELLSSKLDLIIDLKHQIQSLQDGLLCLRSLTDQFAESYDEHDEVYGRITSSTEIAYKAEYVIDSCLACSYPLWYKVHWISEVVKNINLVNAVVSEPCERKNNDVAVTEAAKTSGNLLPSLSANTPRTNEAMEGFQDAMDELKKQLLEGSPELDVISIFGMPGLGKTTLAKKIYSDPIVTSYFDVRAQCCVTQVYSWRELLLTILNDVLEPADRNLKEDGELADELRRFLLTKRFLILVDDVWDTKVWDYLHMCCRGSRKGSRIILTTRLSDVASYAQCDSKPHHLRLFSDEESWTLLQKEVFQGESCPPELLDVGFRIAKTCGGLPLFIVLVAGVLKEKKKKAELWKEIEESLGSQNIGCLEESMSMIGFSYKNLSHQLKPCFLYFGGFLKGRNIHVSKLTRLWLAEGFVQANKGPEDAAQGFLEDLISRNLVMDVEKKPNGKVKTCRIHDLLHKFCLEKAKQENFLLRINGFCVEDTFPEKPKEYRLFIHSSEDHIDQWQPSRSNVRSLVLNVIDPDNLLWPHNISFIFDNFKLVKVLDLESFNIGGTFPSEIQSLIHLRYFAARTGASSIPSSIAKLWNLETFVVRGLGGEVKLPSSLLKLVKLRHIHVKNCASFSLHDNMGESLADCQLDNLETFSTPHLSYGEDTEMILRKVPKLRKLSCIFSETFGYSKIVMGRCVLFPRLESLSHLESLKLISNSYPAKLPHVFSFPSRLRELTLSKFRLPWGQISTIGELPNLEILKLHLRAFEGNHWEVKDSEFPELKYLELDDINIAQWSVSDDAFPKLKCLVLIKSQEIQTTQHEEMANGAFTVRIQPPDWATRSSPLTLI